The Dama dama isolate Ldn47 chromosome 11, ASM3311817v1, whole genome shotgun sequence genome segment GAAATTTCCTGTTGAAGGAACCACATATCCCAAGTTCTAATTTGGGACATTCGGGAATGTGATAAGGGAGATGGAGAAATAGGTGATCTTTGATTTGATATCACAGCTGCTTACATACATGAACACAGGcccacatgcactcacacacatgaACACTACACATGTGTACAAACGTTCGTGCCTCACACCCTCACAAGCACATTACACATGAGTAATTGCATTTGTGCGTGCACCAGCAATTTACTCCTAGCTTTCGTCTTATTCTATTTGGTCTGCTATAATAAGGTGCCACAAATTAGGAGGTTTATAAgtgagaaatttatttctcacagttctggaggttggcaGGTCTAAGACCAAGATGCCTAcaaattcagtgtctggtgaggccCCCTTCCTAGGCTGTCTTTTAGCTATAACCTCCCTTGACAGAAGGGGGCAAGGGAGCTTTCTCAGCCtcctttataagggcactaatcccatccacACGGGCTCTTCccttcatgacctaatcatcTCCTGGAGGCCCTGCCTCCCTAGTATTGTCACACTGGAATTAGGTTTTCAACATCCGAATTTGGGAGGGCATGACATGAGACCATGGCAGATCCCTCATGGAGCCCCTGGCTGGGCAGGAGGCTTCAGCATGGCCAGGTTATCCTCAGAGTCTGTCTCTGGCTTCTTTTGTTCCCTTATCCTTGCCCAAAGTCCCCACTGCTACCAGTTTcaaaagttttaaccactggtcTGGGAGCGGAGGTTGACTCTGGGACCGGAAATGAGGATCTGGGGAGAGAAGCCTCAGAAGAAGGTGAAGGCAGAGCTTCCTCCCCTCTCTGCAACGGTGAGTGAGTTTGGCTAAACCCCTGGGTGGAGCTCTGGATGCTGACCGGAGGTCTGGGTTCTGATAAGACCTATGCTGGGAACCAGGGGCGGCACCGGCCACATGGGTGGGGTTGAGGAGCAGTTTCGAGAGGCAGTTAGGATTTGTGTCTGTGGTGGCTCCCTTTTGTTCCCCAACATTTTAACAGAGTTTTGTTTCTCTCCTTGCCTAGtctcaggagtgtgtgtgtgtgtttagggggAAGGGGATGGGCTTGGCCCATATCTCCGCAGGTGGTAGTCAAGAGTGGGTTCTATCTCCTCTCCAAAGCGGGGTGGGGAATTGACCCAGGTCACTGGCGGGAAGAGCTGGTCTTCTGCAGACCCCAGCATCCTGGGCTGATGGGGCGAGAACCAGTTCTCCAGAGTGAGCCTGGGCATGGCTCTGTGTGGGTCCGAGCCCTCTGGGAGCCACTCAGAGGCAGCTGGGGAATTCTGAGGGGGAGGGGAGTTGACTAATACGCACAAATACCATGATAATTCAGGTGAAAAAAATTGGGGTGGGTCCAGGACACCTGTCCTATGGTCTGTCtgtagtctctcagtcgtgtccgactctctgtgaccgcatgggctgcagcccgccaggctcctctgtccatgggtttctctgggcaagaatactggagtgggtagccattcccttctccaggggatctttctgacccagggattgaacccgggtctccacattgcaggcagattgttgaccgtctgagccagcagggaagcccgctGTCCTGTGGAGACAGGTAGAACTGGGAATTGGTGGTGAACAGGATTCTCTGACTGCCCTGGGGGAGCCTGCATTCTGGGGCGAAGATGGAGAATGGGTCTGGCAGTAGCAGGATGGGCGAAGCACTGGGTGCCTGCAGGCATGGTAGGGGTGCCCGCGCCCGTCAGGCTCCCTCAGATTCTTCTGAGAGAGCCTGGAAGGAAGAACAGAGCTGTGGAGAGGATGCTTTTCAGGTCAGTGTTTTCCATGCTTCCAGGCCCGAGGGAGGCCCGGGCAGCTGGGAACGGAAGTGGGGCCTCAGGACTCAGCCCAGGCAGGCTGTGAGGGTGGGGGTATCACAGTGGGGAGGGGGGGTGCCATGGGGGTGTGGAGTCAGGAGACTGGGAGGAAGCAGGGCCAGTAAAGAGCCTTTCACACTAAGACGTTTGAGGTTTAACTTGAGGGCAGTGGGGGGTGTTGGCCAGGTTTATGCAGAGCTGGAATAGGAATGATTTTTTTGATTTACCGTCTTACTTCTTCAAGAGGTAAGGCCATCGCAAATGCATTGCAGCTACTCTACAAGTGACGCTACAATTGCTCCACTCCACTCTTggtgtttttaagtttttgtttatttttggctgtgctgggtcttcattgctacatctggacttctctggtagcagcgagcaggggctactgtctagttgcagtgcaccGGCTTCTcatgcggtggcttctcttgctgcataGCACTGCTCtcgggtgcttgggcttcagtagctgcggttcccgggctctagagcacaggctcggtacttgtggcacatgggcttagttgctctgcagctggtaggatcttccctgatcagggatcgaacccctgtctcctgcaccggcaggcagattctttaccactgagccaccagggaagccccatactctTGATGCTGACTATAGATAATCCTTCACACAGCCCATGtagacattttttcccccagggtTGTAGGCAGCCTGCCTAGATTTCTCCCCAGAAGCTGCCTTGCTGATTACTACCCAGGCATTGAACTTAGTAGCCCATGAGCAAGTGATCTCCAGCCCCAGTTTCTAGGATTTGGCTCCGCGGCCCAAACCCTGCTCCCCCACCACCCTTGCTCATGTGGGAGGGGAACCAGACAGCTCCGCACAGGACCTGCGGCTGACACGTGGCCGTGAGCTCAGGGACCTGCGTTTAAGTGAGACAGCCCCTCATCAGGTGGTCACCAGCTAGTCATCATGTGTATACACAGCAGCTCTGTGGCGGGTAAGCCTTCCCGGGCTCTTGGCAGACATTACCAATCCATTACGTCACCTTCACACTGAGTCAACCCAAAGCTGCAGACAGACCACCACCAATCAGAGCTGGTACCTGGGATGAAGCCGATTTGCCATCCTCGTCCCAGACCAGACAGGATGCAAAGGTCAGGGTGACTCTGAGTCAGAAGCCAGGCCAGAGGGCAGTACGCCAGGGATTTCAAAAGCCCTGTGGTAAAGGGCAGGGCAGGCGATGGTCAGGCTGGCCAAGCAGAAGTGCAGGGAAGGAGCTGATGGTTCACATTCACCCAGAACCtcagtttacaaagcactttcactAAATGCCCATGACTCTCAGGTAGAAGTTACTTGCATGTTATAGATGAGGCAGTGGAGGCCCAGGGGGCCTGTTCGCCCAGTGTCACCAGTGTGGCGGCTACGGTTTTGGTCTGCCTGACAGACCACTTCCTGTGAGGTAGCAGGCCCACGCGCCTCGTCAGCACAGGATGTGAGACCAGGCTTTTTGCTGAGAAGTCTGTCCTTGCCTTGAGACCCCCGGAGGGAGGGTAATAAATTCTGGAGTACCAGCTCCCAGAGGGTGCGGTCCTCTCACTTTGGCCTCGTTCAGGCTGCCAGTGTGATACTGAATGCAGGGTTGGGAAGAGGAGCCAGTGGGAGCCAGCTGCAGCTCCCCCCGGGCAGAGCCCACACCCTGGTTGTTGAGCTCTCCCTGCAGTCCCGTGAGCCGCACAGGCTCTTTCCTGCCTGAGTGGGGATTCGCTTCTGTTGTTGGCAAGTAAAGGGCTGAGCCTCCTCCCTGCACCCACGGAGGAGTCGGTCTCAGGGGTGGGGatcttccctccctgccccctgctccaTCAAGGGAGAGGTGACCAGGCCAGGCAAGTGGTAGGAATCAAGCCAAGAAGGGCCCCCCACAGTCAGGTGAAGGTAGGGAGGTGCCCGTCCCTATTCTTCCCCAGTGGCCTCTGGCTGCCCAGGTGGCCTCATACAGGGCTGGGCAGGGACTCCACTTGCTGGTCGCAGGTGGTATTGGTTCTCCAGGAAGGGCCGGGGGCCCAGAGGAGCCAGCACGGTCCTCTTGGGACCAGGGTATGGTCAGTGGGCAAGGAGGAAGGTACCTGCCCTTCTCCAGTCACTAGACCCTATCTGTCTGGGCCTCACACCAGGCCACAGTGCAGAACCTGGAAGGGACCGCACTCGTTTCCTAGATGTGCAGACATAGCCCAGGATGGGGCAAAGGCTTCTGATATCTGAGGAGTTGGGCAGAGGGAGCCCACCTCCTGCCCCTGTGGCCAGAAGCCAGGGGACCCTGCACAGGTGACTCTGCCATGACCCACTTCTGCCCTGCTTACCTGTCTGGAAACCTTGTTCTTTCCCAGCAGGACATTCCTGGAGTCATTTGCTTAGGAAGTTGGCCTGGATGATCTGATAACAATAGAGCACCTAGTATCTGAGCTGCGAAGGGCTGAATGTGGAAACGCCTGGGAGACCTGGAGGCCGGACAGGCCAAGCCCCTCGGGCCTGGGGACGAGTAGGGCTGTAGTGGATAGGCGGGTATACCCTGACCGAGCGCCAAGCAGTGGCCCCCAGTTgtccagaaattctgatttttaaagagcAGCCCAGTACCcacatttttatgtaaaatttcttgatttttaaatgctgaCAACTAGTTAcagaaacatttagaaaaaaatcacatgggTCAGTCAAATGAGACACATCTTCAGGCCATCATCTGCAGCATCTAGTTTTGAGCCTACATGGAAATCTCTGCCTTacctgtggggtcttcccagcctcCCCTTATAACACCTCCTTCCTTCCGACTGCCAGCCCGCGTCTGTGCCCACCCAGAGCCCGCTCCCCTGCGGCCCCCTCCTACTCTACCCACAGTGGGCTGAGAGACCTCCCTGCTTCCAGACCCTGTGGCTCCCCCTTTTGAAAGTCACACAAGGAAAACAGACACCCCCTCCCTACCGTGTCCTTGCTGCAGTCACCAACAGACCCTCGAGTCCTCCCAGTCCTTGCAGACAACAGTCCTCGGCCCAAACTGCTACCATCCTATCTGTGCTGATTTCAGGGCAGCcacaggattgccaggagaaatatcaacaacctggtatatgtagatgataccactcttaatgacagaaagtgaagaggaactaaagagcttcttgatgagggtgagtgaaagaggaaacaaaaagctggctttaaaactcatcattcaaaaaactaagatcatggcatccgatcccatcacttcatggcagatagaaggggaaaaagtggaaacagtgacagactttattttctagggctccagaatgactgtggacagtgactgcagacatgaaatacttgttccttggaagaaaagctatgacaaacctagacagtgttttaaaaagtagacatcacttcgccaacaaaggtccatatagtcagttatggtttttccagtagtcatgtatagatgcgagagttggaccataaagaagactgagtgccgaaaaattgatgctttcaaattgtggtgctggagaagactcttgagtcctttagactgcacagagatccaaccagtccatcctaaaggaaatcaaccctgaatattcatcagaaggactgatgctgaagctgcagctccaatactttggccacctgatgtgaagagccaactcactggaaaatgccctgatactgggaaagattgaaggcaaaaggataaaggggcggcagaggatgagatggttagatgtcaGCTCCACGAGGGTAGAAACTTGAAAGTTTTGTCCACTGAGTTGTCTATCCAATATCCAGAACAGTTCTGGCACCCACTGGAAATAGACATTCAGTATTTGTCAAATGGCCTGTACTTAAAAGACTGTCACCAGGAAAAGGGCCAGGACTGTAGGGACATGCCTGCCAGAGTTGCCTCCACTCACCACCAGAAACCGTGCAAACACCACAGATGGTTTGGAGGGGCTTTAAAACTCAGGGTCCTAAAAATGACCCTGAAACAGTTTGTGCCTCAAAGGCAGATGCTGGCCTGTAAGTCCCCAAGGCAGAGTCAGGGACTGTTAGGGGACACGGCAGGTAACACAAAGGGACGagtataaaaagcaaaatgacgTGGGGTGACCAGTTCACCTAGGGCTGCAGTGCCAGGAAACCTGCAGGGTGCCCTGCCAGGCGCTCCGCACAGCCCAGCCTGGCGTCTCAAGCTGCAGGGTCTCTCAGAACTGCTGGTTCAGGATGGTGCCACCCCTCGGAGTCTCGAGCAGTGAGAAGAACCACAGAAAGGTGGCATGCCAGAGCTGCAGGCCCAGAGGCCTCCCAGGAAGCAGGGCCAGATCGGCTGCAGTGTTTGCTGAGCTGGAGCGGAGCAGAGCCGCAGCGCGCCGCCCGGGGACCAGCTCAGGACAGAGGACGCCCGTGCAGAGTAGTTCCCGGCGCAGCCTCCAGAGGGCGCCAGCGTCGCAGCTCTGTGCAGCCCGAGCTCAAATCCTGTTGCCAGGCCAACGGCCAACTTCTGTGCCGGGAAAAGGCCGCTGTGGCTTTGCAAATGAAGGGGACCCCAGCGACCCTGCCCCACATCAGGCAGGGCCCCGCACACAGCAGATGCCCATATCCAGGGGATCTGACTCTAAAAGAACTGCAGCCCAGCACCCAGGGCACGTGACGGGAGTTCTCAGTCGTCTCCCCGCTCCTTGTCAACCATGGAGACCCCATAGGCTCAGAGATGGGAGCACGTGGGTGCCTGCAAGGGTCAGGAGCTCAGGGCTGGAGATCACGCGGATGCTTGGGCTGGCATCTCCCCACAGGAGGGAGCAGGGGAATCCCTGCAGAGCCTGCCTGTTCATCCATCATCAGCTGATACACCTGAGACCAGAAGTCAGGACCCCGGGCCAGTAGCGGCACTGCCTTTCCAGAAACCTGTATGGAGCTTGGCCGGCGGCTGTGCCCAGGTTCTAAGAACAGGCAgcctgaggaggggaggggagcaatGCCTCTGACGGGGCACCCGTCCCTGCGACAGGTGAGGACACACTGCTCTCCAGGCAGAGTCCATAGCAAGGAGGGCGTTAGGCTGCAGGGTCTGAGCCCCAGGAGCAGCCACACCAAAGGCCGATGCCCAGGTGAAGATTCTGATCCCCTTCATCCCCTTTTCCCTCCAGGCACCCCCGGTGGGAACCACTTGTGCCCCCACCCCGCACATGTGGCAGGTGAATAGAAGAGCTCACCAAGAAGACTCGGCAGCAGCCCCCCAAGTTGGCACCCAGCACCAGGGCAGGCGACTCCAGCGTCCTGCTTGCACCCTCAGCCCCAGGAGCGCTGCTGACAGCTGCAGCGCATCCATGTGGTTGAGCTCAGGGAACTGGATCACGCCCCAGTGCGCAGCTCTGCTCCCCCACGTACCCACTGGGGGAACCAGGGCAAGTCCCAGCCTCTCGGCGTCAGACTCCGGTCTGCACCATGGGGAGGGTAACAGCTGGCTGTCCCCAGACTCAACCAGCCCAGTGGGCTGAAGGCACAGGGCAAAGGGCACAGCGTGCGGAAGTACGCACTGGAGGCTGGGTTTGCTCTGGCCCTGCTCTTTACTCCTGACAGCATCCCAAGCAGGAGTGGGTGCTGGGCAGGCCCCTCTCCTTGGCTCCGTCACCCCGTGGGTGGCACTGCCCACAACACCCCCACCCCGCTGCTATGCAAAGTCCACACCACACACCTCAGGGCTGCCTGGACTCACaggtgttttcttgttttttttttttcactgatgttTTATTGCCTTTTCCCCTTCACCCACCCtgatccctgctctggggccCGGGCTGGCAGTTGTCCGCCTCTCCATGTCTTCGCCCGAGGCATGCCATCactgggccccagcccctgggctcGGGCTGCCATCTTGAGAGAGAAACCCAGTTTGCCCAGGGCCTCTTTTTGGGCCaggcttcccagcccagggcccgTCCCTATCAGGCACAGGCAAGCTCTCCTGAGGAGGGGCTCCAGGCCAGAGCTCCCAGCAGTGGCTGTCAGACAGCATGGTGGGCTCAGACCTACAGCTTGGTGTTGAGGTGGAAAGAGAAGTGGGGTGCTGTGTAGGCTGTGGCAGGCGGCATGTGCCATGGAGACGAGGCCGGGCAGAGTCTGTGGCACAGGGCACCGTCAAAGGACGCCGGTGGGAGGTGCATCAGGCCAGTGGTCATGGGCGAGGGCGCTGTGGCAGCCAGCAGGTGGGCTGGGAAGGCGGGGATGACCAGGGGGCTGAAGGGGAGGGTGGCCTGGCCCTTTAAGGGGCCCAGGGTGCCAGTGAAGTTCAGTGGGCAGCGCAGCATGGTACCCCTGTAGGCCTCCGGGAGGGCGGGGCCCAGCAGGCAGGAGACGGCCAGGTCAGGGCCCCCGGGCTTGGTCCCACACTCCTGGGCATTCGCCTCCTTAAGAAAGGGAGACACTGCCCGCAGTTTTTTGCCGCCGTGGACCGAGCCCTCTTCCGCCAGGCTGCGCTTGTGGCCCAGGCCTGGGCTGCTTGGGAAGGTGGGCAGGGGCACGGGGCTCTCAGCAGGGACCTTGGTCATGGGGGACACCCAGCAGGCTTTGGGTTTGGGGTAGAGGCTGCCCTTTCTGGAGCTGCCCTTGTGGAATGCAGAAGGGCGGCTGGCATCCCCGCCCCACACCAGCGGGGGCTCTTTGGCTGGCAGCCCCTCCTCCTTGGCAGGGGGCCCCAACAACACCCTATCTTTAAGACTGGGGAAAAGGTCCCTGGGATGTTGGCTGACAGGCTTCAGCACCTCGCTGGGGTAGGCGTGGAAGCAGCCGGTGAAGACAGGGGCCGACGGGCGAGGGCTTGCCTGTGTCTCCTCCCAGAGGCTGCCCCTGGAGGCCTGCCTTCCTTCCAGAGGTGTCAGCCGGTGCCTGGAGTTCTCGGCCGGCCCTCCTGGGCTCTGGGGACTCTCCACGGGCGGGACAGCTGGGGACGCCTGGGGCTCCCCACCTGCCCCGTGGCGACAGCCCTCCTCCTGACATTGCAAGGCCTCTGCCTTGCTCACCTGGGCCAGGAGCTTCTTTTTGGCCAGCGGTGACATGATACCATGTGTCCCTCTGCAGTAGAAGCTGGACAGGAGCCGTTTGTAGGCCTCCGGGCAGCCACTGGCGCCCACAAAGGGCAGAGAGGGCCCCGAGGCCGGGCCTCGCTGCTCCACGCCGTCCCTGGGTGTCTCCTGGCTAGGAAGCCTTGCCAGGTCAGGGGCGTCTGTTTTGGTCTTCCCGGGCATCAGCTAGAATGAGAAAAGGCCAAGCCTCAGGGCTGGGTGTGAGCTGTGCAATGCTGACCTGAGGACGTGGTGACAGGAGGGAGCCAGCCCTTCTAGCACCTTCGTGCAGAACTGTCAAAAGGCGTCCCATCCTCTGAACAGACACAGCCTGGTGTCAGGACATGGGGACTGGTGAAATGGGGTGCAGACTAGGACTCAGACCTCAGACCCCACATGTACCCCCAACTTGACCCTTGCCCGCCCCGTGCTGcccttgggggagggggtgtccCGGGGGTTCCGGGCAGGGATCTCTGCAGCCACAGTGAGGACTGGTAGGGGCGCTGTGAGAGGCACGGCGCGGGGCTCAGCTCACCTGgcccacccgcttctcctccttgACCTTCTTCGGCCTCTCAGGGGCCCCCTCATCCCCCCGAGGCTCCTTGGCCATCTTGTACTGCTTCCTGGGTTTGGAGGGGGGCAGGGGCTTGTCATCTTCCCCCTTCAGGTGCCGCACGTATGGGAGGaccagcctggggaggagccaggcATGTCGTCAGGGGGCCGGGCTGGCAGGAGGCGCCCACCCTCTAGGCCCTCCCGGCTTCCCCCCTGCCCGACCGGCACACAGACAACCCCGGCCGCGGGGCCGCACGCTGCGTCTTGTCCGGGAGGCCTGccgcccgcccccagccccgccgccCC includes the following:
- the ARID5A gene encoding AT-rich interactive domain-containing protein 5A isoform X2, which encodes MNWLVLPYVRHLKGEDDKPLPPSKPRKQYKMAKEPRGDEGAPERPKKVKEEKRVGQLMPGKTKTDAPDLARLPSQETPRDGVEQRGPASGPSLPFVGASGCPEAYKRLLSSFYCRGTHGIMSPLAKKKLLAQVSKAEALQCQEEGCRHGAGGEPQASPAVPPVESPQSPGGPAENSRHRLTPLEGRQASRGSLWEETQASPRPSAPVFTGCFHAYPSEVLKPVSQHPRDLFPSLKDRVLLGPPAKEEGLPAKEPPLVWGGDASRPSAFHKGSSRKGSLYPKPKACWVSPMTKVPAESPVPLPTFPSSPGLGHKRSLAEEGSVHGGKKLRAVSPFLKEANAQECGTKPGGPDLAVSCLLGPALPEAYRGTMLRCPLNFTGTLGPLKGQATLPFSPLVIPAFPAHLLAATAPSPMTTGLMHLPPASFDGALCHRLCPASSPWHMPPATAYTAPHFSFHLNTKL
- the ARID5A gene encoding AT-rich interactive domain-containing protein 5A isoform X1, whose amino-acid sequence is MAPPVKGKRKQSEEGEPLDPPASPQPDGEPSRSQSPVHLEEPPEAGREREEEQEEEQAFLVSLYKFMKERRTPIERVPHLGFKQINLWKIYKAVEKLGAYELVTGRRLWKNVYDELGGSPGSTSAATCTRRHYERLVLPYVRHLKGEDDKPLPPSKPRKQYKMAKEPRGDEGAPERPKKVKEEKRVGQLMPGKTKTDAPDLARLPSQETPRDGVEQRGPASGPSLPFVGASGCPEAYKRLLSSFYCRGTHGIMSPLAKKKLLAQVSKAEALQCQEEGCRHGAGGEPQASPAVPPVESPQSPGGPAENSRHRLTPLEGRQASRGSLWEETQASPRPSAPVFTGCFHAYPSEVLKPVSQHPRDLFPSLKDRVLLGPPAKEEGLPAKEPPLVWGGDASRPSAFHKGSSRKGSLYPKPKACWVSPMTKVPAESPVPLPTFPSSPGLGHKRSLAEEGSVHGGKKLRAVSPFLKEANAQECGTKPGGPDLAVSCLLGPALPEAYRGTMLRCPLNFTGTLGPLKGQATLPFSPLVIPAFPAHLLAATAPSPMTTGLMHLPPASFDGALCHRLCPASSPWHMPPATAYTAPHFSFHLNTKL